The window actgtctgttcagtacagatgatcactcgcctagatagccaaagtaagtaacagaggttgacactattttccggccgccatattcgTGCACcccagatgtgcaccaacatggccttttcatactgggctctgtaaatttctgcgaaacatttcgacgaatatctgaagtttggagaaacgcacgggcctaaaacttggagaagtgtcttcttcatttatcttctacaacatcacgaatgactttttccactggatggttttcaatttatttttttattgcgtgacagtcaAAACGATCTATAGCGATGCAGAAGGCACGCAATTAAGAGGCATGTGCTGACGATCCGAAATGGAAGTAAAGGGATATGGACTCAAAATACAGCTTgctgcaaaacaaaaacgacACAACAAAACAAGTCTGGCAACAAAAGGTACATGAAACATTTACCGGTAAGCTGGTCGTGACAGTACACATGATCTCTATTCAACCGCCGCCAGTCATTTTCCACTGGCactggcagtggcagtggcactGGCACTTGTTTTCTTGAAAGAAGCCGTTATTCTCAATCTGTATACCCAAGTTTGAAACTTAACTAACATTTCAAGCCACTGAAATAAAcataaagttttcaaaaaaaaagaatacccgCTGACTGTATTGGATTTACACTGAACACTGTAAACAAAATAACGCTCGTCAGAGCCAAGCATTCGATACTGTTTGCAGTTCACACAGCGGATTCAGGATGAGCGTTTAGTTGTCGCGTTCGTTGTAATATTGTCGTTAATGTcacacttttcatttaactcTAGTCATGAAATTTCGCTAGATCGAATTTACGCTACTAGAATCTGTATTTTCGTTAGTTTGAATAATCGTACGCCTGAATTTTTGTTACCATTAACGAAAATACGTCGCCCTCACGTTTCGTTCTACCGAAAAACACGCTGCATTTTCGTTCTGAAATATTCACGAACTTCCCCAAAAATTCACAGTGAACAAAGAacgaatttcgtcgaatttcgtttgcattacttttgcacagtactgtatgtTTCATTTGGGAGTAAAAATGTCCATGATGGCCTCATTATGCTCCAGGAATAGCATGGGATTAGCCACCAAAGCCTCTagtagtgaaagggttaagtgaTTAGGGATTGGATCTAGTGTGCAGGTTTTCGGTCTCAGCATTCCAATGACTTTCTTTATCATTTCACCTTCAGGCAGATAGAATGAATCAGACGTAGCTGGTGTGTTTGAAGAATCATCAGAAACAGTAGTTGCAAGTAGTGATCCTTTGTTTCTGTGAAGGATTTTATTTCGAAAAGATTTGTTAAAGTCATCAGCAAGAATTTCTAAAGTCGTATGAGATGGTAATTCGTCCTTTGTTTTATGAAATAGACCACGAACAATTTTCAGTACTTTGGTTTTGTCGGCTTGTTCGGTTTTTTCCCGGTAATATTTCGTTTTATGGGCTTCTAAGCTTTTATTGTAGGTGTCACATGGTTCGCAGTAAAGTTGCTCCAACAGTCGTACCATCAAGAAGTGTCAAGCTGTGTCTTCCTGGTGTTCGGCTGTAGCGATCCTGTTCCACATCAGGAGAGAAAACATGCCATCTTGAGATGTGACTTTCATAGTTTTATCAGTGAACATAAAACATAAATGATCACTGTGCCATTCTTGGGAAGTGTTTTGATCAGCTAAGTGCAGTACAGAATTATGAACATTTCAAGCAGGAAATCTGAATAAGTAGGGTAACATAGTatacttttcaaaacactccAAGCCGTCATTAATATAGAATCTGGGTTGTCATTAAAGGAACAGTGTCACGGATCTTGCGCATGTGCAGTAACGCTGTAATAGTTTGATTAAACTGGCAAGTTTTTTCAATTTAGTCGTAGAGCGAAGTCGTTATATTATATTGGGTCTTATCGTTGCCATCCGATCTTTGATCTCTCACAAAGCCAAAAATTTAATCGAAATAATATCTATACTGTATATTTGTTGGTGTATTTGCAACATACTGCTAGCCGGCAGTTGATGTGTCATCATGTCTGACCGTGGTGGCCATCGTCCTGGAAGTGAACGAAAGGGAATATACTCTTCCAAAAAGGAGTGTGATAGGATTTGGCAAAAAGGACACCGACGGATTAACCTAGATAACATTGTGTACTCGTCGTGGGTATCTTCTTAGATCAAATGTGGCTACTCGAGTGAATCCGAGTTTGCAAGACATCTCCTTTCACTCGAATGGCGGAGAAGGTCAGTACTCTCGACTACTGCTTTTTACTGGAACTATTGTTTAGTAggaaaacgttttaaaatgtCATTTGATTAGTTTTATTCAGAATGCCTTTCTTTTAGGGAGAATGATCCAGTTGTATCGTGCTCGAAGAGAAAGAGATCTAAAGAAAAAGAACGTACTCCTTCCAAATGCCGTCGCCATATTGAAGGTGAGAAATGTGTCCTGTTTTGCGTCCACTGAATGTCTGCTAGGTCATTTCTTTAATGTGGAACATTTCGTGTTAGTTGAAATAGGAAATAACACAACGTTTTGCCTTAATTCGGTAAAGAACCGAACAGTACTTAATATTATTTCTGTTGTTTATGCTTTACTGTTTTACAGGGGATCCTCTGTCAACCTCCACCTCCATAAAACCAATCCCTACTTCTGTTCTATCGCCTAATCAGTACTTGGAGGCTGCTGGTAATACAAGGTATGCTCAGTGTTTACTCTTGTTTCTGTATCCTTGATTTATCTATGTGTTCTTGCTTTGTACACATTCAACTtgactgataataataatagaaattaTGAAAAATACAAATGATGGAATATAGGAGCCCCGTAACATGTTTTTGTACTCATTGTGTATGCTTGACTTTTCTTATTTACAGTATTGCCGTTTGCAAAAAGACATTTAATAAATTTTCCCAGGCTTTTTATTTTGAGTTAGTTAGAAATAGTTTTACCCTGGATGCAGTTTCTGTCACCTTTACATTGCAAGCATCATACAATGTGAAAAATTGAGTCAACTCCGCAAATATATTACAGGACTAAAATGAAATTACTTTTtttcaatatatatttttcttcctAATAGTGATGTTGATGTGACTGGTGTCTCCGAATATTCTGTGAACAATAGCACTTATGAGGTTGCTGATGGGTCTGTTGTCTTACGAAGTGAcaatcatatcatcatatcatatatctttatttaccctcggatttttagagtagcttggtgtagctaatatctccgagcatttaccctcccaaccattatacgtcacagaagacagacgacaacaccgggaactacatgccctactctttgcgacaagtgtgcaggttcttttacgtcccacaggattatgaacattgaagggacATAGAGTCATCTGTGCCAAATGACAAGAACCAGGGCAGAGATGACTCTATGTCCGAAAGTGAATCAGATGACGACACTGAGGAAACCGAGAGGGATGGGGCGAGATGGCCGAGGTGGACAGACGTGTGTTTCGGTGAAGTGTAGCTTCTGCCTCTACACAAGACAAGaaatcaaaagattattattCACTTCTTGTCGGCAAGAAAGCGCAGCCACCCTATATAGTCCTTACACTGCaaagaatttttaatttttcttctgATCAAATAAAACACGTTTTTATTTTACCTCACCGTGTTGCCCTCGAATCATACGTCAAGGCCTTTCAATACAAAGTTCTTACCTCTATACTCTACACTAACACAAAATTGCACAAAATCGGTTTTAGACCGAATGCTCTGTGCAGTTTTTGCAAGGCTCAGTCAGAAACTTTAAGCCACTTTTTTTATCACTGTTCACATTCCAGACATTTCTGGACTGATTTTGAGTCTTACTGGCATTTTTTATCCAATCAACGGGTACACCTctctttggaaaatgttttatatGGAATAATATCGCAACAATGCCCTTTACTAAATTTActcaattattttgtttttgtgggactgcagaagaagcTAAATTAATCCAGAAATTACTGGGTTTCAGAACAAAATTGTTCTCAAGTGCGAAatagaaaggaaaattaaaaacatgaaagactattttaaaaagaaatgggtGCTCATACCAACTCGATAAGCCTACTTGCCTGTTGTTTtactgtttgttgttgttgttgtttgtctcTCTCTTTCTAGTTATTTATAATGTAAGGCGTTTTATCCTAACATAACAATCCACCCTtcaattgtaaataaaaaaaataaaataataataataaaaaaaaccctAACTCATTCAATAAGAAGAGCACTCCCAGAACACAGGGCAAAGGACAGCTCAGAAGCATTCATTTGACCCTTGAcacttttagatttcatccaaATATTTAAAGGCATCAGACTCATTCAATAGGATCCGTCCAGCACATAGGACAAAGGACAATTGAGTGCATTCTTTTTACTCTTGCCACTTTTAATTTTCATACACAAATGCAAAGGTATCAAAGTCATTCAGTAGGATAGCCCCCAGCAAACAGCAAAAAGGTCAACTGAGTAGGTTTAATTTCATTGTTGCCAGTTTTATATTTCACCCACAAATAAAAAGGTATAAGGTGCACTGAAATATGGGATGTAATGCagcacacaggacaaaggaCAGGAAAAAAGAAGTTGGACtcaaattttaaaggaaaactgCAGTGACAAATTTCAATTTCTAGTCAGCTGTATGGAGCTAAAACTGCATGCAAGCAACATGCAAAACAATCCACAGGTGTAAAAGAGACAAGTCCTAAAACATCACCAAGAGGCAGCCTCTTCGGAGCGTTACATGAAACCATCAAACAAGTCAGGCCACGAATTCCAGAAAAAACTGTTACGTTGGAAGAAAGAAGTGAAAGGGTAGACACCCTTAAGGACAAAAAAGTGCTCAAATCAGAACTGACTGAAAATAGTATCAAAACAAGTGCAGGTTCGAGAGAGAATGCTGAATTCGCTACAGTACCTGATCAAAGTTTGGAACGAGAATTTTCCCAGAGGGATCCTTAGGTTGAAACTTGAGGTACAGCGTTTAGCTTACAGACCGGAATACAAAGATAGAGAGCTGGCAAATTTGAGATGTAACATGAAGGAGAAGGAACAGACTTTTATAGAGTTGTTGGACGAGCTTGACCATGCAAACATGAATAATGAAGATCTTGTGTATCATAATGACACTTTGGAGAAGACGAGGAATTACAGTTCCAGCTTGATGAACTTAGTATTATGAtggacaatttgaaaaagacgGCTCACCTGGAAAAGAAGGAACATGACTATAGCTACCTGCGAGAAGAACTGGAGCTATTACAGGGATGCTTGAAATTAAGTGAAGGTCGAGAAAGAATGCTAGAACTCCGAGTCGAAAGCCTCGAAGACAACTGCACGACATCTAGAAACGACAATTTCAAGATAACAGCCGAGGTGTCCAACAGGGAacttattgaaacaaaaacaacaagcgAGTTGCAAGCATTAGTGCATGCCACTACCGAGTCAAAACATAGAGAGGCTGTGAGGAGattggaaaatgaaatggaaaacTTACAGCTCAAATTGACGGAAAACAATGACTTGTTAACAAACATGGAAGCACAGTTTATGTTGAAACAATCCCTGTTTGAAGAAGAGCTTCAAAACGCAAAAACACTGTTTAACCAAAAGAATTTTTCTCTTCAGGAGACAGAAACAAAGCTGCAAGTCCTGACGTTAACCTTTGCTAACACGGAGAAAAAACATCAAGACACTATAGAGCAATTACAGGGAGAACGAGAAAGATTACAAATGCTGTTGACGGATCAGTCAAATACTTTAGAGCAGAAAGAAAGAGAACTTCAGCTTTTAACCTCATCCCTTGCTTGCGCGAAGCAAAGCCATGAACATGGTATGAAACAGAAGCAAATAGATCTTGAGAGCATCCAAAGATGTTTGAACGAAAAGACACACACGTTAGAGGAGACACAAAAGAACCTAATGGCTGTTTCCGCAACTGTTgatgaaatacaaaaagaaGCCGTGGTAAAGCTTCAAGAAGAGTTGAATAGTACCCAAAGTGCATCGGGAGATAATGACGATTGAAAATTAAGGCATTGTCCAACagctggaaaatgatttgaaaagACTGCAAAAAGTGCTGAGAGAGAAACAATTAGAATTGGACAAAATGGAAGTTAACCTGCAGTTAAAGGAGTCAAAGGGTGCATTCCTTTGGGAGGATCTGGATCAGGATTTCTGATTGGTGGCGTTCCTTTCGAGCAAATCTTTTTTCAGATCAGTGATCTATCGAATCCACTCTCGACAAGGATTCAAGTGATCTGCAAACGGATCATCGGATCAATGATCCGGCGCGTTCCTTTGGGTGAAGGATCCGAAATTAATCGCTGTGTGCAGCGGTTTTGGTCTTGAATTACATATACTTCACATATGAGATGCACTTACGTGAATTTTGCCGCGTTCGTCAGCATTTGTGTTTGATTTAAACCTATTTCTGCCTATTATTGAGTGAAATTCATCAGAAAATCGACAAAGTGCCAGTGAAATACAAATATCTGAGTGGGTTGTGCAAAACTTTGCTTCGGTTTTACACGAAATTGTCATATAACTCCACCGAATACTCGTGAATGCAACCTCCATGATGGAACCCCTGGCCTTGTTTCGTAACATTGCTTGCGATATTATTACTGGCTATTTATTTGCTCGTTTGTTTTAGCAACCTCTTGCTATTTTGCCGTACGTTTAGGttattttaatgctttttgCTTTCGGGGTTCATATTTGGCCATTGCATTTTCAATATGCTACACATATGCCCTTGCTTGGGAACTCATGATAACTGGAATGCTATTTCCTAAGACCCTGATGGCCCGTTGATGTTTATGTCTTATTCTATGATTTAAAAGATTATACATGtgataactttattattttttaaatctctACAAAAGAGAGCAAAAATGCCAGGAGTGGGCATGATATGTTAAAGGATCCCTCACAACCATAATACCTTGCGCGCGCGAAGTGTGAAATCCGCCATTTTCTCTGCCATCTGTTATCGGACATTTCGGAAAGTGAAAAGAAATCCTCGTTCACCCTTGTACATCTGCCTCACTGAGGTCTTAAACTTCCTCAAACGCGTTCTAAAATTATCACTCCTTATACTTGACTAGTTATTTCCTCATTTTTCTCCTGTTTGGAGGCAAATTTGTCGGTTAAACTGGAGGTCTTTGATGGCCTTTCATGTTCCTCAGCCTGGACGACCACAGGCAACTGCAGGAACTAAGAGAATTATCCTTCGAGAGTCAACTTTTCGCCTATGgaatgaaaggaaagaaaagttaAATATCAAGGGCCTAAGTAACAGCCaatttgctgagattttgctTCATCAAAACATCGAGGAGCTTCGTGCTAGGAGCAGTTCCTGTCAAGAATTATCGCCAGCTGAAACCTCTATCGACAACGGACCTAGCTCAAGTAAGGTTTCAGTTCtattcatttatttctcttCAAGGCCAGTCTAGATtcgttttggtttttcaaaccgtGTTATATATATCTAAGTCCAGTAAGCAAGAAGTGTTTTCCACTGTTTAGCAAGGAGTTTGATTTTTGGTCAGCTCATTCTAATGATGTTCTGTCTAGGTAGACGTGAGCTCTTCCAATCTACCCCTTTGAGTAAAAGAGCAAGGATCGAAATTGACGTGTCTCCTGTGGTTCCAGGCAGAAATGACGAGAACACAAATACACTGTGAGTACACACGTTTTACATCAGTTTCACTGGACGTTTAGGTTTATACTAATGGGAGGCAGGATGAATGCATGCAAATAGACATATCatcatattattatatggcaacaGTGTTTCCAGTGCATGTCTGTTATGGTTTGTTTTTCACAAACAAACCTTGGCCAACTTTTTGTGCTAATGTTTCATttgtctttttattattatggtGATGGTGAttagtatttttattattgttattcattACACTGTAGtactttttcttagttttctagCACTGAACATtcacaaaaatgtttttgaattaCCACTGTATTATAATTTTTGAATATTGTTATCTGTATTTTTCCTCTCACAGTGTTGACGTAACTGGGGAATCTGTTCTGTTGGACCCAAAAAAAGATGATTCTCTTGCTCAAGAAATTTCAGTATCTGCAGTGTCACTTGTGCAGAGTATGGCTACCCTCAATCCTGCATTTGGGAGTCTCGGTGGAGATCCTTTTGTAGATGAAAGTATGAGGTTTGTACATGTGTATTAATTGATTTTACTCTACTACAAAGGTAGGATCATCTTTTGGTTACAAGTGTTGATCTTTAAATCCACCGATAGGTGCAGTAAACACAAGGATTTGTCATGTTCAAGATGTCCCACACAATTTTCTTTatgtctgcaaaaaaaaaaccacattcaagctttgttttgtcttttgtttctaGTTCTGATCCTGGTTCAAGTGATGAGTTCACTGATGGTTCTTTGTCAGATTATGAGTCCTCCAATGACCTGTCCAGTGATGGTGAACGTGAAGAAGATGACCTATATCAGCCTCTGTCTTTCAGGTCAGTAAATATCCAATCAATGAAAACAGACACATCTTGTACTTATTCTAGGGATTAAAGTAAAATCCTGAGGTATGACAGGTTAAAAAATGGGAGTGAGGAAAATTATTTTGGCAGTCAGAGGGCCTGATTACATGAGCCAAGCTGGCCCGGTTAGCCGGGCTAGTGTCAGTTTGCTGGGATCTCGGCATGGTTGTTAAACGCAACAAAAATTAACTCTGTGATTACATGATACCTGGGCCAGCCCGGTTAGCCGAGATCCCGGTATCGCGGTGCCAAGATCCCAGCTAACCAGGCTGagagatttttccatgtaattgCGTTTGCCGGGCCAGCCCAGCTCATTAAGCCAATCAGAGTACAAAATCAAGTTCGCCCCAGTTTCCCACGATTTATCGCATCAGCCATCATTTGGGCTGGCTCGCCTCAGGTAATACCGGCCTGAAAGTCATCTCGGCACACCGAAGcagcccggctcatgtaatcaAGCCCAAAGGTAAAACTGTCCATATAGCACAATAATTtgataaaaatattaatttaatgattttaactcatt of the Montipora capricornis isolate CH-2021 chromosome 7, ASM3666992v2, whole genome shotgun sequence genome contains:
- the LOC138055525 gene encoding myosin-15-like, with amino-acid sequence MLNSLQYLIKVWNENFPRGILRLKLEVQRLAYRPEYKDRELANLRCNMKEKEQTFIELLDELDHANMNNEDLTAHLEKKEHDYSYLREELELLQGCLKLSEGRERMLELRVESLEDNCTTSRNDNFKITAEVSNRELIETKTTSELQALVHATTESKHREAVRRLENEMENLQLKLTENNDLLTNMEAQFMLKQSLFEEELQNAKTLFNQKNFSLQETETKLQVLTLTFANTEKKHQDTIEQLQGERERLQMLLTDQSNTLEQKERELQLLTSSLACAKQSHEHGMKQKQIDLESIQRCLNEKTHTLEETQKNLMAVSATVDEIQKEAVVKLQEELNSTQSASGDNDD